From a single Phragmites australis chromosome 7, lpPhrAust1.1, whole genome shotgun sequence genomic region:
- the LOC133925280 gene encoding phosphomannomutase encodes MAAARRDAGVLALFDVDGTLTAPRKVVTPEMLEFMKQLREHVTVGVVGGSDLVKITEQLGKSVITDYDYCFSENGLVAHKNGQLIGTQSLKSFLGEDKLKEFINFTLHYIADLDIPIKRGTFIEFRSGMINVSPIGRNCSQEERDEFEKYDKVHNIRPKMVSVLREKFAHLNLTFSIGGQISFDVFPHGWDKTYCLRYLEEFQEIHFFGDKTYKGGNDHEIFESDRTIGHTVTSPDDTAQQCRSLFMSK; translated from the exons atggcggcggcgaggagggatGCGGGAGTCCTCGCGCTCTTCGACGTCGACGGCACCCTCACAGCGCCGCGCAAG GTGGTGACGCCGGAGATGCTGGAGTTCATGAAGCAGCTGCGCGAG CATGTGACTGTCGGCGTGGTGGGCGGATCCGATCTGGTGAAGATTACTGAGCAGCTCGGCAAATCAG TTATTACTGATTACGATTACTGCTTCTCTGAAAATGGCCTGGTTGCGCACAAGAACGGCCAACTAATCGGAACTCAA agtttgaaATCATTTCTTGGAGAAGACAAGCTGAAG GAATTCATTAACTTCACTCTTCATTACATTGCTGACTTGGATATTCCAATTAAAAG GGGTACGTTCATAGAATTCCGAAGTGGAATGATTAATGTATCTCCTATAGGGAGAAACTGTAGTCAAGAAGAACGTGATGAATTTGAGAAGTACGATAAG GTGCATAACATTCGGCCTAAAATGGTGTCAGTGCTTCGTGAAAAGTTTGCACACTTGAATTTGACATTTTCTATTGGAGGGCAGATTAGTTTTGAC GTATTTCCCCACGGCTGGGACAAAACTTATTGCTTGAGATATCTTGAGGAATTTCAAGAAATCCATTTCTTTGGGGATAAGACTTACAAG GGTGGCAATGATCACGAGATTTTTGAATCTGACAGAACAATTGGTCATACAG TTACCAGTCCCGATGACACAGCACAGCAATGCAGATCTCTCTTCATGTCGAAGTGA